Proteins from one Clupea harengus chromosome 17, Ch_v2.0.2, whole genome shotgun sequence genomic window:
- the cavin4b gene encoding caveolae-associated protein 4b produces MAQKLDALEGETAVLTLLERVAGIIDNVQACQTRMEERQLELEACVKTIQSDVAKLAKDHTVTNSVVEKLLDKTRKVSCHIKDVRVRVEKQNDRVKKVEETQSELLMKNKFRVVIYQGDKEVREVTAAKPAPKEATPDAKEEAVEAPIDSDEEYMVVQEGDSASAATRMKKSGLKRIESMKATFSRENMSKTKENLGTNFNKLGERIVSTERREKIRQSGERMKQSGQHLKETITKNVPEKLKLKKERTVAEGQEGAEGSTEGAAPVAPPKGRKANDVAYNEVALEKEEEAEGKGEESEVPMYDMKHLS; encoded by the exons ATGGCTCAGAAACTGGACGCGCTGGAGGGCGAGACGGCGGTCCTGACGCTGCTGGAGCGCGTGGCGGGCATCATCGACAACGTCCAGGCGTGCCAGACGCGCATGGAGGAGCGGCAACTGGAGCTGGAGGCCTGCGTCAAGACCATCCAGTCTGACGTGGCCAAGCTGGCCAAGGACCACACGGTCACCAACAGCGTTGTGGAGAAGCTGCTGGACAAGACGCGCAAGGTCAGCTGCCACATCAAGGACGTGCGCGTGCGCGTAGAGAAGCAGAACGACCGGGTCAAGAAGGTGGAGGAAACCCAGAGTGAGCTCCTCATGAAGAATAAGTTCAGGGTCGTCATCTACCAG GGTGACAAAGAAGTCCGGGAAGTGACAGCCGCTAAGCCAGCCCCCAAGGAAGCCACCCCAGATGCCAAAGAGGAAGCAGTTGAAGCCCCAATAGACTCCGACGAGGAGTACATGGTGGTGCAGGAGGGCGACTCGGCCTCCGCAGCCACCCGCATGAAGAAGTCGGGCCTGAAGCGCATCGAGAGCATGAAGGCCACCTTCTCACGCGAGAACATGAGCAAGACCAAGGAGAACTTGGGCACCAACTTCAACAAGCTGGGCGAGCGCATCGTGAGCACCGAACGTCGCGAGAAAATCCGCCAGTCCGGCGAGCGCATGAAGCAGTCGGGCCAGCACCTGAAGGAGACCATCACCAAGAACGTGCCGGAaaagctgaagctgaagaaggagaggaCTGTGGCCGAGGGCCAGGAGGGAGCGGAGGGCTCTACGGAGGGGGCCGCACCCGTGGCCCCGCCCAAGGGCCGCAAGGCCAATGACGTCGCCTACAACGAGGTGGCAttagaaaaggaggaggaagctgagggaaaaggagaggaatcGGAAGTGCCGATGTACGACATGAAGCATCTCTCCTAA